The Ictidomys tridecemlineatus isolate mIctTri1 chromosome 1, mIctTri1.hap1, whole genome shotgun sequence DNA window gTTCAATTAATTCCCATATATGTTCTTCCTCCAAAAGTGTAACAACTTCCTGACCTCAAAGCATAGTCtctcagtttattttaaattaatgagcAAAAATATAAGTTTATTTCAAAGGATGGACATTCTGAAAAGTAAAACGAATTTACTGTAGGAATGAAAGGACAGTAACATTTCTGAAAGGAAGATAAGCTAATATAAAAGGCTAGACTATATTTAAATTTAGTCCTACTTACTGATGCATAACAGTGGGGAGgttatttgttctctttaataTTAGCATAATTACTCTCATGAAGTTGTTTTGAGGAAAAAATGAGGGATTATATGGAAAGTCCTTATAATAGTGACTAATATGCTGTTTAGTAATATACAGGCTTAAGGCACATATGACACTAACACTAGACATTACTTAAAATTGGCTAACATTTCTtcatcaaaacagaagaaaaacaagttAAGCATATGCAAAGCCATATAGGTTCCTTGATTCTAAAAGCCGATTGATCATAATACCACTAATAATTTAAAGCTACTCTGGTTGAAGAGATAGGCTGAAGTGCCTGGAGCAGGTTATCTGAAGCTCCTCCAAGACTCACCATGGAAGAGTTTCAGCTGGCATTCCAATGAACATAGTCAGAAATCATTATATCACAGAAGCCATATATTTACAAGTCTTATGTTCTAGAATaacaaagtatcatcaagaaaaTGATTTTGGATTTTTCAACGTATTTCTCTACCTAGATATATTTCTGCAATATCATaagcatttgttaaaaaaataggaaCTATTAAAATAGTTGATAAAAACTTAGTGTTAGGGCTGTACATCAGTAAATAAATCTGTTGATATAGCTATAAGTTCAATAAAACtaggaaaaagataaatagcAATGTTTTGCTGCTGCTTAGTTCTATATTATTTGAAGCAGCaaaaatgaagttatttaaaTAGTGCAGTTATCAAGAACCTGCTTTATCCAATCTGTCTAGACATCTCCACCTAAACATGGTATGTATAATAAAGAAAAGGTGATTATGAATCTCATAAAAAACACGTAATTGTAACAGAAAGGGACAGTCTGTAAAAATTTCTTCTAAGGAAAACACATGTACAAATCAAAATAGTGCTTaacatttataaagaagaaacaagGACTTTCAGAAAACTTTTGAATAGTAGACTGTATTAATCTAGACATTCAAATGTAAAAACAGAAATGctttttttgggttctttatgtTGGAGAAATATACTACCACTCAACCTCTACTGTAAGGTTGGCAGCCCTGAGAACTCCTTTGTTAATGTAGCATGTTATGGATACATTTCTGCACCTAAAGCATTGAGGGGCAGACATTTCCACATGCAAcctttcttttgaaagaaaaatttcataataGCACCAGAAAAGTACAAATAGCCTATTGTATTATATTAGAATTCTCAACACCTGATTAATGAGAATAAAGTGTTGAGTGTTGAATCGTAAGTGCAATAGGAATTCAGAGAAAAGGGCAGAATGGAGATGACAATGTGTACAAAGAAGATAGGACATTGTCATAAAAGCTGATGGACAATTAATGTTTTCATCTTCAGTAGGTTAAACATAATccctcaaatacatttttttaacagGTTAAATTTCAGCTCATACTTCAGATCACTTGTGAAATTTATCTTGTATTTAGTAAGATACTATAAGTATaaagttttggatttttaaagatagggagaaaatataaaaagtgattaTAAACTAAACTACAAACAGAATTAAATTATCTAATGACTTTCATGGTAATTTACATTCAATGTCTGTAAGATCAGACATCATTAGTAACATACCCAGTTTTATTTCTGTCCAGGAGGCTGGGTGCCAAGGACCGGATATAAGCACAGGTACATATAAGCAGCAAGATTACAGTCAACAGACTCTGAAAATTGAAAATGGCagactaaaaagagaaaaaaacaaattaatatcaCAGGAAAAACTGTCTAAATAAGACATGCCAGACAAATACTTATTAAAACTCATGCTTTTAATTCTTCAACAAGGCAAACAGAATGACATGTCTGACAACACATAAAACCAGAATTATGAACTGTTCCACAGGTGCATATTCCTCTGCATTCTTTGGGCTAAGGAATGCAGGAGACGCAACAGAAACTGTCAATTCCAAAACTTGTAAAATTTTGTGAAATTCAAAATAGCTGATCACAGCAAATCAATATGTAATAAACACAGACATTCTAGACAGAACACGATGGTCTCCAAGCTCTTCCAGTAGCTAGCCATATGATCAGTGAAATTACTGGCGTAAATTTCGGTTTTAAATCTGTAAAGCTGGggaagattggggaaaaaagattaaatgttgACTAAAGcttctttcaattttgaacttTTTCT harbors:
- the Tmem167a gene encoding protein kish-A translates to MSAIFNFQSLLTVILLLICTCAYIRSLAPSLLDRNKTGLLGIFWKCARIGERKSPYVAVCCVVMAFSILFIQ